Proteins encoded in a region of the Manduca sexta isolate Smith_Timp_Sample1 chromosome 1, JHU_Msex_v1.0, whole genome shotgun sequence genome:
- the LOC115453245 gene encoding probable serine/threonine-protein kinase DDB_G0283337 isoform X4, with the protein MCRKMKWATILIVIQIGVLAADDKCNCNKTEKIKIILIKVDDKDLKLNSNVNVFDATDVDTNIKNITDVDKDIIKDIVGDNNNTNFSYVDSNNYNITEDCHDKDNLELDSLNSDEVTDNISLSNDAVNINLDGSENRRLSDDVNFVNTTRDNNKTLEELTKPENYIYNDASNISIPTMELTLEDFAIQNDNNNTRDIPAVVNMEQPLNTSDVETNRRISFDTSTEYIRDTGTFKFYNKDYINVKVNQSREPIEDLVRGSVEHFNNINETVSGSIDGNNQTNNKSDGKVENVNIATVRNDKLNNSNEQEFKLHIVTKNETKSKNSKKEKITAASYNTSIMSHNIDKGKTDNIIKIDETNNSSKDILSDLKAAEVNPTNMSKSTIDGSKKENKVIHKDISITDFLDTIINDESKPILQDIDKQNAKDLNLKEAINQHHINLDSIVNYLENKLRNYEESLKNDTKDERNKTKNTIQHKEIRGNINRILDLKQSNKILEQIDTLSQMNKDHMFDMSALNRTKEKNKNSAVKHQELSNLDANRSMSDNNDIKTHVNVDTTSNHTENIKIYKDNNVGDKNFPQKIESHNVLGTKRDDVDLVENLTKSVEIELDNISESNRGLSTTNIPYRKSYSPHMTFKNDALKAKITEPPVYKIGNSKQNNINKQEENDTENGQIIDSKVNKRIDSGNEENKIKLQDIKALFAITNAVDKIAEDIPIIEEDTNSTILNSKDRITTHTFSRLEANNLDMSPIKLEVDKSKTKDFERNILNTVNKNTVTNNAIYLKNPDNFGTSLYPNRKQTESSLIIAKSKPLNVQESNTNTNYLRHFYTPKLNNQPNTYFTNNVILSRMNPLNFLNLKPDKNFIEMDKNKKDLSRTLNSDASEIISPKQNIPEDTRYINLNIINNPRFIFLLARK; encoded by the exons ATGTGTAGAAAAATGAAATGGG CAACGATTCTCATAGTAATACAAATAGGAGTTCTAGCAGCTGACGACAAAtgcaattgtaataaaactgagAAAATCAAGATTATTCTTATAAAAGTCGATGATAAAGACTTAAAACTTAATagtaatgtaaatgtttttgatGCTACCGATgtagatacaaatattaaaaacattactgATGTAGACAAAGATATAATTAAAGATATAGTTGGTGATAACAATAATACTAATTTTAGTTATGTAGActccaataattataatatcactgAAGACTGTCATGATAAAGATAATCTAGAATTGGATTCTTTAAATTCTGATGAAGTaactgataatatttctttaagcaATGATGCAGTTAATATAAATTTGGATGGATCTGAAAATAGAAGGCTAAGTGATGACGTAAATTTTGTTAACACTACTAGagacaataataaaacacttgAAGAACTAACTAAACcagaaaactatatttataatgatgcTAGTAATATTTCGATTCCTACGATGGAGTTAACGTTGGAAGACTTTGcgatacaaaatgataataataatacaagagATATTCCTGCAGTTGTAAACATGGAACAACCTTTAAATACTTCAGACGTTGAAACTAATCGACGTATTTCTTTTGACACATCAACAGAATATATAAGAGACACaggtacttttaaattttacaataaagattacataaatgtgaaagtaaatCAGAGTAGGGAACCAATTGAAGATTTAGTTCGTGGATCAGTTGaacattttaacaatattaatgaaacaGTAAGTGGCAGTATTGATGGaaacaatcaaacaaataataaaagtgaTGGAAAAGTTGAAAACGTAAATATAGCCACTGTAAGAAATGATAAGTTGAATAATTCCAATGAACAAGAATTTAAGTTacatattgtaacaaaaaatgaaacaaagaGCAAGAATTctaaaaaagaaaagataacAGCCGCAAGTTATAATACATCAATAATGtcacataatattgataaaggaaaaacagataatattataaagattgaCGAAACAAACAATTCcagtaaagatattttatcCGACTTAAAAGCTGCAGAAGTGAATCCCACAAATATGTCTAAATCGACCATTGACGgttcaaaaaaagaaaataaggtGATTCATAAAGATATTAGTATCACGGATTTCCTAGATACAATAATTAATGACGAATCTAAACCAATATTGCAAGATATTGATAAACAAAATGcaaaagatttaaatttaaaagaggCAATAAATCAACACCACATTAATTTAGATAGTATAGTGaattatttggaaaataaactTAGAAATTACGAAGAATCTCTTAAAAATGACACTAAAGATGAacggaataaaacaaaaaacacgaTTCAACACAAAGAAATACGTGGAAATATAAACAGAATTCTAGatttaaaacaatcaaataaaatactagaaCAAATAGATACCTTATCGCAAATGAATAAAGATCATATGTTTGATATGAGTGCACTAAATAgaacgaaagaaaaaaataaaaatagtgcaGTGAAACATCAGGAACTGAGCAATTTGGATGCAAATCGGTCTATGAGTGATAACAACGATATAAAGACACATGTTAATGTCGATACTACTTCCAATCACAcagaaaatataaagatatataaagataataatgtaGGAGATAAAAACTTTCCACAAAAGATAGAATCACATAATGTACTAGGTACTAAAAGAGACGATGTTGATTTggtagaaaacttaacgaaatcTGTTGAAATTGAACTAGATAACATCTCTGAAAGTAATAGAGGACTTTCAACCACTAACATACCTTATAGGAAGTCGTATTCACCACATATGACGTTTAAAAATGATGCATTAAAAGCTAAAATAACTGAACCACCTGTCTATAAAATTGGTAATTCTaagcaaaataatatcaataaacaagaagaaaatgatacagaaaaTGGTCAAATAATTGAcagtaaagtaaataaacgCATTGATTCAGGAAATgaagaaaacaaaatcaaattacaaGACATTAAAGCGCTTTTTGCCATTACAAATGCTGTAGACAAAATAGCTGAAGATATACCAATTATTGAGGAAGACACGAATTCAACAATACTTAATAGCAAAGATAGGATTACAACACACACATTTTCTAGATTGGAAGCCAATAATTTAGATATGAGCCCTATAAAATTAGAAGTTgataaaagcaaaacaaaagattttgaacgcaatattttaaataccgttaataaaaatactgtaacTAATAAtgcgatatatttaaaaaatccagaCAACTTTGGGACCTCTTTATATCCTAATCGAAAACAAACTGAATCATCATTAATTATTGCTAAATCCAAACCGTTAAATGTACAAGAATCTAACACCAACACAAATTATTTAAGACATTTTTACACACCCAAATTAAACAACCAACCAAAtacttattttacaaataatgtaattttaagtaGAATGAATCCTTTAAATTTTCTGAATCTGAAACCAGataaaaactttattgaaatggataaaaataaaaaggaccTTTCAAGAACTCTAAATAGTGATGCTTCGGAAATAATTTcgccaaaacaaaatattccagAAGATACTAGAtatataaatcttaatataattaacaatccGAGATTTATATTTCTCCTtgctagaaaataa